From Streptomyces sp. HUAS MG91, the proteins below share one genomic window:
- a CDS encoding chitosanase, whose product MKRAGCLLLSFIAVAPAATVAFSVLSPGGESEGSSARPSASASARSPESDESAAERRADDKMIASLPPGLAAPAKKELAQQLVASAENSTLDWRSAYAYIEDIGDGQGYTAGIIGFCSGTHDLLTLVERYTKSHPDNGLARYLPALREVDGTDSHEGLDPGFPAAWKKEATRQAFRDAQDGERDRAYFDPAVRLAKLDGLGTLGQFIYYDAMVFHGPGTGPTGFYGLREATIKEADTPSQGGKEASYLDIFLDLRRKAMRTKKAGIDTSRVDTAQRQFLYDGNLALRTPLTWQVYGETYRVR is encoded by the coding sequence ATGAAACGCGCCGGATGCCTGCTTCTCTCCTTCATCGCCGTGGCTCCCGCCGCCACGGTGGCGTTCTCTGTTCTGTCGCCCGGTGGCGAGAGCGAGGGCTCCTCGGCCCGTCCCTCGGCGTCCGCGTCGGCGCGCTCCCCCGAGTCGGACGAGTCGGCGGCCGAGCGCAGGGCCGACGACAAGATGATCGCGAGCCTTCCGCCGGGCCTGGCCGCTCCGGCGAAGAAGGAACTGGCCCAGCAGCTCGTCGCCAGCGCGGAGAACTCCACTCTCGACTGGCGCAGCGCCTACGCCTACATAGAGGACATAGGCGACGGGCAGGGCTACACGGCCGGCATCATCGGTTTCTGCAGCGGCACCCACGACCTCCTGACCCTGGTCGAGCGCTACACGAAGAGCCACCCGGACAACGGCCTCGCCCGCTATCTCCCCGCCCTGCGCGAGGTCGACGGCACCGACTCGCACGAGGGCCTGGACCCCGGCTTCCCGGCCGCGTGGAAGAAGGAGGCCACCCGCCAGGCCTTCCGTGACGCCCAGGACGGCGAACGCGACCGCGCCTACTTCGACCCCGCGGTCCGCCTCGCCAAGCTGGACGGCCTCGGCACGCTGGGCCAGTTCATCTACTACGACGCGATGGTCTTCCACGGCCCCGGCACCGGCCCCACCGGCTTCTACGGCCTGCGCGAGGCGACGATCAAGGAGGCCGACACCCCGTCGCAGGGCGGCAAGGAGGCCTCGTACCTCGACATCTTCCTCGACCTGCGCCGCAAGGCGATGCGCACGAAGAAGGCGGGCATCGACACCAGCCGCGTCGACACGGCCCAGCGGCAGTTCCTCTACGACGGGAACCTCGCCCTCAGGACGCCGCTGACGTGGCAGGTGTACGGGGAGACGTACCGGGTGCGGTGA
- a CDS encoding lamin tail domain-containing protein: MQIRPTLAATSALSVSALAAAALLTAAPAHAGTEYSSALKVRGVQYDAPGRDDNRCSGGNTSKEYVTVKNYSRTATVNLKGYVVKDKTGNRFTFTKSHTLEPGDYVRLRGGKGTDSDAKNVVYRNNCNFMWNNDKDTIYLYKPSGAHADTHAYTKSGNDRDGNGYIGFHN, translated from the coding sequence ATGCAGATACGTCCGACCCTGGCCGCCACCTCCGCGCTCTCCGTCTCCGCGCTGGCGGCCGCGGCCCTGCTGACCGCGGCCCCCGCGCACGCGGGCACCGAGTACAGCTCGGCGCTGAAGGTGCGCGGAGTCCAGTACGACGCCCCGGGCAGGGACGACAACCGCTGCTCCGGCGGCAACACGTCCAAGGAGTACGTGACCGTCAAGAACTACTCCAGGACCGCGACGGTGAACCTCAAGGGGTACGTGGTCAAGGACAAGACCGGCAACAGGTTCACCTTCACCAAGAGCCACACCCTCGAGCCCGGCGACTACGTCCGCCTGCGCGGCGGCAAGGGCACGGACTCGGACGCGAAGAACGTCGTGTACCGCAACAACTGCAACTTCATGTGGAACAACGACAAGGACACGATCTACCTCTACAAGCCGTCGGGCGCGCACGCGGACACCCACGCGTACACGAAGTCGGGCAACGACCGTGACGGGAACGGATACATCGGCTTCCACAACTGA
- a CDS encoding glutamate synthase subunit beta codes for MADPKGFLNHGREVAQTRPVGERVRDWNEVYVPGSLLPIISKQASRCMDCGIPFCHNGCPLGNLIPEWNDYAYREDWSAAQERLHATNNFPEFTGRLCPAPCESACVLGINQPPVTIKNVEVSIIDQAWDRGDVAPQIPERLSGKTVAVIGSGPAGLAAAQQLTRAGHTVVVYERADRIGGLLRYGIPEFKMEKRHINRRIEQMRAEGTKFRTGVEIGRDLDAKKLRKRHDAVVVAAGATVSRDLPVPGRELNGIHFAMEYLPLSNKVQEGDFVQPPITAEGKHVVVIGGGDTGADCVGTAHRQGAASVTQLEIMPRPNDDRNPVSQPWPTFPMLYKVTSAHEEGGERVYSVSTTHFEGDEDGNVQWLHLTEVEFIDGKLTPKPGTERKIPAQLVTLAMGFTGTDQENGLVSQFALDLDERGNIARDADFQTNVPGVFVAGDAGRGQSLIVWAIAEGRSAARGVDRFLTGASDLPAPIKPTDRALMV; via the coding sequence ATGGCTGATCCCAAGGGCTTTCTCAACCACGGGCGCGAGGTCGCCCAGACCCGTCCGGTCGGCGAGCGCGTGCGGGACTGGAACGAGGTCTACGTTCCCGGCTCGCTGCTCCCCATCATCAGCAAGCAGGCCTCGCGCTGCATGGACTGCGGCATCCCGTTCTGTCACAACGGCTGCCCGCTGGGGAACCTGATCCCCGAGTGGAACGACTACGCGTACCGCGAGGACTGGTCGGCCGCGCAGGAGCGCCTGCACGCCACGAACAACTTCCCGGAGTTCACGGGCCGGCTGTGCCCCGCTCCGTGCGAGTCGGCGTGTGTGCTGGGCATCAACCAGCCGCCCGTCACCATCAAGAACGTCGAGGTCTCGATCATCGACCAGGCGTGGGACCGGGGCGACGTCGCCCCGCAGATCCCCGAGCGCCTGTCGGGCAAGACCGTCGCCGTCATCGGCTCGGGCCCGGCGGGACTCGCCGCCGCCCAGCAGCTGACGCGGGCCGGCCACACGGTCGTCGTCTACGAGCGCGCCGACCGCATCGGCGGCCTGCTCCGCTACGGCATCCCCGAGTTCAAGATGGAGAAGCGCCACATCAACCGCCGCATCGAGCAGATGCGCGCGGAGGGCACCAAGTTCCGTACGGGCGTGGAGATCGGCCGCGACCTCGACGCCAAGAAGCTGCGCAAGCGCCACGACGCGGTCGTCGTCGCCGCCGGTGCCACGGTCTCCCGCGACCTGCCGGTCCCGGGCCGCGAGCTGAACGGCATCCACTTCGCCATGGAGTACCTGCCGCTCTCCAACAAGGTGCAGGAGGGCGACTTCGTGCAGCCCCCCATCACCGCCGAGGGCAAGCACGTCGTCGTCATCGGCGGCGGCGACACCGGCGCCGACTGCGTGGGCACCGCCCACCGCCAGGGCGCCGCCTCGGTCACGCAGCTGGAGATCATGCCGCGCCCGAACGACGACCGGAACCCGGTCTCGCAGCCGTGGCCGACCTTCCCGATGCTCTACAAGGTCACCTCGGCCCACGAGGAGGGCGGCGAGCGGGTCTACTCCGTCTCGACGACCCACTTCGAGGGCGACGAGGACGGCAACGTCCAGTGGCTGCACCTCACCGAGGTCGAGTTCATCGACGGCAAGCTGACCCCGAAGCCGGGCACGGAGCGCAAGATCCCCGCCCAGCTGGTGACGCTGGCCATGGGCTTCACCGGCACCGACCAGGAGAACGGCCTGGTCTCGCAGTTCGCCCTGGACCTCGACGAGCGCGGCAACATCGCCCGCGACGCCGACTTCCAGACGAACGTGCCCGGTGTCTTCGTGGCGGGCGACGCCGGCCGCGGCCAGTCGCTCATCGTCTGGGCCATCGCGGAGGGCCGCTCGGCCGCCCGCGGCGTCGACCGGTTCCTGACCGGCGCCTCGGACCTGCCGGCCCCGATCAAGCCGACGGACCGCGCCCTCATGGTCTGA